AATCGGCGTAGGAATTCATCTGTACTTCTGATTCTCTCGCATCATTGTAAATGACTTTGACAAACTTCTTTGGAATCCAAGCATCTTGTCCAGCCGTCGTAAATGTTTTTAGAAATTCAACATCTTCTCTTTCTTCGTTGAGTGCTAAGCCTTCAGAGTTTACATTATAATTCACGGCCCAAGGGCTTCTAACAATACCTTGTCTATGAATAACTAAATTTCTTCCCTTTCTAACTCTTTGAAGAACTTGAGACTTTAGTGATGGCCGTTTTAAAAGAGGAGCTTCTAAGACAATCACTTGAGCTTCAAGAGCAAAGATATGGGAAGATAGAATAAAGAAGAAAAATATTTTTAAAGCATCCATGTATATTGATATCCCACTGTAAAAGCATTTTGGTTCATTGATTCTTTCTCATTTGAAAAGCTCGATTGACCTTGAAGCTCACCTTTTATTGAAGTCTTTATAAAAGAACTTTCAAAACCGAGAGAAAGGTTTCCATAATTTGTTTTATAAACGCCCTCAATTCCCGCAATCCATGCAAGACTTGAGAGCTGGGCATCGCCAAGTTCTGAGCTTGCATTAAAACTTAGCGACTTTTTCACAGCGAATTGAGTATTGAAATTAAAGTTAGTAGTTTTAAAAAAGTCATACTTTATTGTTGGGCCAATAGATATTGCCTTCCAGATAATAGATTCTGAATCGCTCTCGGCTTTTCCCGATTGATAGTCGAAGGCCATCCCAAAATCAATTGGGAGAAGTGAATTGAAATATCCTTTAAGGCTAATGGAATTTGATTTCGCAGCTTCAAGTTTACTACTGGCAAGAGTATTCAAAGATTTAAAGTCTGTGGTTTCACTTCTATAAAGTAAGTGAAATTCAACTGGGATAGTTCTATCAACTATGTGGTAGCGACTCTTCTTTGGATAAATTTTATTTCCAGGAATAGTTGATCTGATCTTTATTACTTCTTCTATGAACGCCAAGTTTTTCGTAAGTGTCTTGTACTTAATTTCATTTTTCTTATTATAAATATATGACCACTTTCCACCGTAGAAAACTTCTCTTGCAGAGACGAATAACTTTTCTTTATTCTTTAAAACCTTTTCTCCGTTCACTTCATATATAGGGGACTGCTTCATTAACACAGCATAGAGTTTTGTTGGAGTTTGTGGTGTTTTTCTAATAAACTCTTTAGGAATATATTTCTTATATTTTTGATCGTCGGTATCTAGAACATCTGAAAGAGAGTCTAGCGATTTGAAGTTAATATCTTCATCTAGGAATTGATCGAGAGCATCTGTCGAAGGTTCAACTATTGCAATCTCATTAGCAAAGCTTGCACTAGATAAGAGAAGAGAAATACAGAAACTAACAATTATCTTCAAGCCAATCCCTCGCTACTGAAAATGATTTCCAATTTGATTCGTATCCAAAACTCTCTCTTGTAACTTCTTTTAAGAGAAGCCATTTATAATCTTGGTGCTCTTCACGACTAATTTTTATTTCTATTTCTTCCTCTTCAACCTTTGCTAAAAAGACTTTCTCTAGAACATCTTTTTTCCATCTATCAGTAAACTCAAACTGAAGATTGAGTTCAACGAGGGTTGCAACGATTCCTGTCTCTTCTTCGAGTTCTCGCTTGGCCGCGCTATAAAAGGTCTCTCCTTCATCAACG
This sequence is a window from Halobacteriovorax sp. JY17. Protein-coding genes within it:
- a CDS encoding NUDIX domain-containing protein; its protein translation is MENLTHRKIQVVVIGGENLNKLLLLQTNTDRDEYWQNVTGSVDEGETFYSAAKRELEEETGIVATLVELNLQFEFTDRWKKDVLEKVFLAKVEEEEIEIKISREEHQDYKWLLLKEVTRESFGYESNWKSFSVARDWLEDNC